CTGGTCGAGGACATTCACCAGCAGGGTGGCACGATTCTCGGAACGTCCCGGGGAAAGCAGGATGAAAAACAGATGGTTGATTTCCTGCAGGAAAACCGGATCGATATTCTCTTGGCTGTCGGAGGCGACGGCACCCAGCGGGGAGCTCTGGATCTTGCCGATGAAATCGACCGGAGGGGCGCAAAGATTGCTGTGGTGGGCATTCCCAAGACAATTGACAACGATATTTCCTGCACCGAGCGCACCTTCGGCTTTCAAACCGCCGTGGCCCTGAGCCAGCCGTCAATCGACAGTGCCCACATGGAGGCAAAGGGTGTGCGCAATGGCATTGGTCTCGTCAAGCTGATGGGCCGCGATTCCGGGTTTATCGCCGCCTACGCGAGTTTGGCCTCCAGCGATGTCAATCTGCTGCTCGTCCCGGAGGTGCCGTTTTCACTGCCCAAGGTAATGGGATTTCTTGAAAAAAGGCTGGAGCAAAAATCCCATGCGGTTATAGTGGTTGCGGAAGGGGCCGGAATAAATCTTGTGCCAACGGGTGGAACCGATGCCTCTGGTAATCTGAAGCGGGGTGACATCGGAATCTTTCTCAAAGAAGCCATCAAGAACCATTTTCAGCAAATCGGGCGTGGGGTTTCCGTCAAGTATATCGATCCTTCATACACGATCCGCTCCGCCCGGGCCAATGCGGACGATTCGGTGTTCTGCTTCCGGCTGGCTGAGAATGCCGTGCATGCGGCCATGGCAGGGAAAACACGTTTGGTGGTGGGGCTTTGGAACGGGCATTTCGTGAATATACCATCCACTGAAGTCGTTCGCCACCGGAAACACATCGATTCGGCCGGGCCGCTTTGGGCCAGTATCCTGTCCAATACGGGTCAACCGAATCTTGCGTAGAAAGTCGATGCAAACAATTCTTATTCAAGTCAGCCTTGTATTGCTGCTCCTGTATTCAGGGTATTTTCTGTTGCGGCCGATGAGCTCTTCGATGTTCCGCTATCTGGTCTGGCGCACAACGCCTGCAGGGTCCGGGGTGCCGGGGAATCTCAAAAAGGACGGTGCCACCATCCATTATGTAAGCTATGGTAAAGGGCCGGCCATACTACTGCTGCATGGCGGGTTGAGCAATCGGCTGACCTGGTTCTCTCAGATTCCAGAGTTGGTGGCGGCTGGGCGGCAGGTCGTCATTCCGGATGTGCGGGGTCACGGTTTCTCCGACCTGGGTCGAAAGGAATTGAATTACCGACTGCTTGCGCAAGACGCGATAGGGGTTTTGGATCAACTGAAGATCGGGATAAGCGACGTGGTTGGTTGGAGTGACGGCGGGAATACCGCCTTGCTGCTCGGGAAGGACTGGCCCGACCGTGTGGGCTGCATCGTCGCCATCAGCGCCAATTCTAATCCCTCCGGCCTCACTCCCGCGGCACTGGAAGAAAGCTATACCCAAAGTCATGGCGCGGCCTACTGGATCAAACGTTGGTGGACCGGCTCTGGAGAACACTTTGCCAGTCTGGAAAAACGCATCAAACTTATGTGGCGCACATTCCCCCTGCTGGAGGATACTGATTTGAAAACAATCGAGGCTCCTACACTGATCATTGTCGGCCGGCATGACATCATCTCTATTGGACATGCAAAAACAATGGCTGGATTGTTGCCCCATGGTTCGCTGTCTATTGTGCCCGGCGGCCATTCTACCCCCGTAACCCACTCGGTACAGGTCAATGAATACATCCTGAAGTTTCTGTGTATCCCCCAAAGAGAGGCTGAAAACATATGATTATTGGTTGTATAGCAGACGATTTTACAGGGGCCAGCGACATCGCTTCCTTTTTTTCTAAAGGAGTACTGCGAACACTACTCATGAATAGCATCCCCGCATCAGACTTTGATCCAGGTGAATCGGTGCAAGCTGTTGTTCTTGCCCTGAAAATCAGATCCATTGACAAAGAGGATGCTGTAAATCTGACAATTGAGGCTTATACATATTTAGAAAAGCTTGGATGTAGACAGATATACTTCAAGTACTGTTCCACTTTTGATTCCACCCCCCAGGGGAATATTGGGCCAGTGACTGATGTTCTTATTGAAAAAACAGGTTCCAGATACACCATCCTCTGCCCCGCTCTACCGGTGAATGGTCGCACCGTCAAAGAGGGCGGCCTGTATGTTCAGGGAGTCCCTCTCCATGAAAGTTCAATGAAAGACCATCCTGTGACTCCCATGTGGGATTTTAAAATATCAAAGCTGATGGAGACCCAGGGGCAGTATTCCTGTCTTGACCTTTCGGTCACAGAAATGAATTCTCTACAGGATATAGAAGATTGGATCAGTATCCAAAGAAATGAAACAGATCAAAAGCCTTTCTATATCGTTCCGGAATACTATGAAGAACAACATGGAAAAATAATTGCTTCCCTGTTTAAAAATCTGCCCCTGATTACAGGTGGTTCGGGCCTCGCGGAACATTTAGCAGCATTGCACTCTGCAGACCTGAACCCTCTCTATACAGTTCAGGAAACAGGTCAGGATGTATTTCCAGCAGGCACGGTCGGGCGGTCCATCATCTTTGCCGGAAGCTGTTCCAAAGCAACACGGGAACAGATCAAACAGTTTGTAGAAGAGGGCGGTAGATCCATTGAGCTGAATGCCTTCGCTCTGCAGAGCAATCCAGAATTTAAAGAAAAGCTCATCCGGGAAATCCGGGATAAGCAATTTTCTGATATTTTAATTCACACCAGCGGTAATCATCCTACCGAAAGAGAAGTGGCAGCGACAGGACTGTCTCAAAAGGATATATCAGAGCTTTTTGAAACGACTATGGCCGATCTGGCAGAACTGGCTCTGGAGGCAGGAGTGACCAGAATTATTATAGCAGGAGGCGAAACTTCCGGTGCTATTACAGAGCGTTTAGGATTTCAGTCCTTTATTTTAAGTGATTCAGTGGCACCGGGTGTGCCCGTATTAACTCCTTTACAGAATAAGGCGGTGCGGCTCGTTCTGAAATCAGGAAATTTCGGACAGCCTGACTTCTTTAAGCAGGCTCTGGCAAAAACTTTGGAGGCTCATTCATAATGGATTATCAAGTATACAAAAAAGATCTCCTTGACTTAGGTCTTTCTCTTTTTTCCCGAGGATATGCTACCGGCGGCTCCGGGAATATGTCTCTAAAGCTTCCCGATGGTAATATCCTGGCAACTCCTACGGGTTCATCTTTTGGACGGCTTGTAGCTGATGAGCTTTCGGTGGTGGATATGAGTGGAAATCATTTGTGGGGAAAGAAGCCTTCCAAAGAGGTCGCTTTTCACCTCAGCCTGTATAAAGGAAATCAGGACTGCAAAGCTGTCGTCCACCTTCATCCACGTATCTGACGGCCCTGTCCTGTCTGGAGAATCTTGATAAAGAGTCTGTGATCAAACCTTTTACTCCTTATTATGTCATGAGGATCGGTCAGCTGCCTCTCATGGAGTATTATCCTCCGGGAAGTCCTGATATAGCTCTGGTCCTGGCAAAACTTGCCCCTCATCACAGGGCCTTTCTTTTAAAGAATCATGGTCCTATTGTGACGGGTATTGATATTTTTGATGCTGTAGATAATGCGGAGGAGTTGGAAGAAACGGCAAAACTGACGTTTTTACTGCAGAATTCTTCCATCAGATATCTGAGTGATACTGAAATTGATAAGCTGATATCAACACAATAATAATGAAGAACAATGTGTGTCACAAGAGAAGTTGACCGTGAAGGATCTGAATTATGATTTTTAAGATATAAATCGATTTTGCACAGGAGGATTACAAAGGTATGCATGCCTCGAACTGTTGACATATCTGTATATGTGAATACAATTAGAGGCATGGGTATTCAAACAGAGAAAGTATTAAAACTGCTCAAAAAAACCCCAATTCTAAGTTCTAGTGAGCTATCAAAAGCTGGGATTGACAGAAAAACGATACATAGGATGATGAATGCTGGCGATATTCTTCGTGTTTCACGAGGGCTATATTCTTCTAATGACTATATTCCAGGCCCCTACTATTCATTTCTTGAAGCACAGAAAATCGTTTCCAACGGAGTCATATGTCTTTTGTCTGCACTCACTTTTTATGAGATAGGGACTCAGAATCCTTCTCTGGTATGGATGGCGGTTCCCAGAAGAGCCAGGGCCCCACAGATAAATCAGAATCCCATTCAATTGGTCCGATTTTCTGGAAAAGCATATGATGAAGGAATTATTAAGCAGGAAATAGAAAGCGAACTAATAAACATCTACAATATTCCTAAAACCATTGCCGACTGCTTCAAGTATCGTAACAAGATCGGGCTTGAAGTCGCCCTTGAAGCCCTTAAAGATGTTATTCATAACAAAAGGACTACAATTGATGAGCTGTTATATTTTGCAGATATTTGCAGAGTTAAGAACATAATAACCCCTTATATTGAGAGTTTCATATGAGACAAATAAGCAGAAACAATGGAATGCGTTTATAAAGAAAATACGTAATGATCAGAATAATCTTGAATTCAAAGCTGTGATTCATAGACTCAGAGAGTTTTCAATTCTCCTATGGTCCCGAGAGATGGAACCCTTGATATCACAATGGATTCCGGGGAGTGGGTGGCAATAATACAAATTACTTAAAATAAGGGACTTCCCCTCAGTCCGGGCGGGCGTAAGCCCGGAAGGGTGGCGTTCCGATTTACACGCAGAGGGTCGTTACCGCATCCCTCAAGGCATCCACTGAACCCACATTTCCCGGAAAGATCACGTAGGGCAGGTCGGGGAAGGTGCTTTCGGACCCGGTCTTCCAGACTGGGACTCCCGGCAGAATCTGCCCCAGAACCAGAGCCTTCTTCACCCTGAGAGCCTTTGTGGCCACATCGCTGGAGGTGATTCCTCCTTTGGCAATGACAAAATTCGGACGGATCCTCAATCTCCCTATGATACTGGTAACAGCATCGGAAATTCTGACAGAAACTGCCAGCTGTGCATCCTTGTCGTCTGTGTCGAGGTCAAACCTGTCCCGTCTCGTGTAGATGACCACATTCTGTCCCTGCCTGATAAAATCCTCAGCCCGGGTCAGGACTCTTTCCACTTCATTTTCCAGTCCATTCTCTTCAAGAACCCGATGCTGATTGAATTCAATCGGCTTTATGGGAAGGTCACTCTGGAGCAGAGCATTCATCTGCTGTGTTGTTTTATTGACATGGGAACCGATCAGGATAATTCCACCGTTCCTGTTCCCCGGTGGAACAAGCTCCTCTTTCACAAGGAGGGGTTTATCAGTGATTCCCCCCAGAATCTGGGGAAATCCTGCTGCTGTCCGGAAGATGATTTCCTTTCCACTCTTGAGGACTTTGAGCAGAGCCGTAACGAAGACCTTCATATCTGAATCGGCGATGGCATTCACAACGATCTTGTTGAAGTTCTTGACCTTCATCAGTTTGTTATAGATTCCTGTGTAATCGCAGGCGCGGATCTCTTCCAGAGTAATAAAGGTTACACTTTCTGCTTTAAAGGCACCGCCGGTCTTCTCTTCACACCATTCTCCCAGATGGGAACTTTTGAATCCAAAGGATTTATCCCGGGCAAACTCGGTCTGCCCGGCAGGTGTGAGTTGTTCTCCCTCCTGGACATAATGAATGTTATTCAGAGTATAACGTCCTCCCGCCAGGAAGAAGGGTGCAAGAACCTCAGCGTCAATGCTTCT
The Oceanispirochaeta sp. DNA segment above includes these coding regions:
- a CDS encoding four-carbon acid sugar kinase family protein; protein product: MKQLLSISCEILKSYPKADLQAIEKALQSEFKQFDRKIIVLDDDPTGTQTVHGISVFTDWNHNSLTEGFQEENSMFYILTNSRGMTSAQTEQIHREIVKVLEQVSKELNRPYILVSRSDSTLRGHYPLETETLRKAIEKNGRSIDAEVLAPFFLAGGRYTLNNIHYVQEGEQLTPAGQTEFARDKSFGFKSSHLGEWCEEKTGGAFKAESVTFITLEEIRACDYTGIYNKLMKVKNFNKIVVNAIADSDMKVFVTALLKVLKSGKEIIFRTAAGFPQILGGITDKPLLVKEELVPPGNRNGGIILIGSHVNKTTQQMNALLQSDLPIKPIEFNQHRVLEENGLENEVERVLTRAEDFIRQGQNVVIYTRRDRFDLDTDDKDAQLAVSVRISDAVTSIIGRLRIRPNFVIAKGGITSSDVATKALRVKKALVLGQILPGVPVWKTGSESTFPDLPYVIFPGNVGSVDALRDAVTTLCV
- the otnK gene encoding 3-oxo-tetronate kinase yields the protein MIIGCIADDFTGASDIASFFSKGVLRTLLMNSIPASDFDPGESVQAVVLALKIRSIDKEDAVNLTIEAYTYLEKLGCRQIYFKYCSTFDSTPQGNIGPVTDVLIEKTGSRYTILCPALPVNGRTVKEGGLYVQGVPLHESSMKDHPVTPMWDFKISKLMETQGQYSCLDLSVTEMNSLQDIEDWISIQRNETDQKPFYIVPEYYEEQHGKIIASLFKNLPLITGGSGLAEHLAALHSADLNPLYTVQETGQDVFPAGTVGRSIIFAGSCSKATREQIKQFVEEGGRSIELNAFALQSNPEFKEKLIREIRDKQFSDILIHTSGNHPTEREVAATGLSQKDISELFETTMADLAELALEAGVTRIIIAGGETSGAITERLGFQSFILSDSVAPGVPVLTPLQNKAVRLVLKSGNFGQPDFFKQALAKTLEAHS
- a CDS encoding alpha/beta hydrolase, encoding MFRYLVWRTTPAGSGVPGNLKKDGATIHYVSYGKGPAILLLHGGLSNRLTWFSQIPELVAAGRQVVIPDVRGHGFSDLGRKELNYRLLAQDAIGVLDQLKIGISDVVGWSDGGNTALLLGKDWPDRVGCIVAISANSNPSGLTPAALEESYTQSHGAAYWIKRWWTGSGEHFASLEKRIKLMWRTFPLLEDTDLKTIEAPTLIIVGRHDIISIGHAKTMAGLLPHGSLSIVPGGHSTPVTHSVQVNEYILKFLCIPQREAENI
- a CDS encoding ATP-dependent 6-phosphofructokinase, which gives rise to MKPMQYRIESLGECRVESPLPSLVAGAKEEARILQDATLRELPADASEPASLELSGPMSKLYFDPKNTRAAIITCGGLCPGLNDVIRAVTMVLWYRYGVRDILGLRYGFEGLNPDLGHAPVRLEPELVEDIHQQGGTILGTSRGKQDEKQMVDFLQENRIDILLAVGGDGTQRGALDLADEIDRRGAKIAVVGIPKTIDNDISCTERTFGFQTAVALSQPSIDSAHMEAKGVRNGIGLVKLMGRDSGFIAAYASLASSDVNLLLVPEVPFSLPKVMGFLEKRLEQKSHAVIVVAEGAGINLVPTGGTDASGNLKRGDIGIFLKEAIKNHFQQIGRGVSVKYIDPSYTIRSARANADDSVFCFRLAENAVHAAMAGKTRLVVGLWNGHFVNIPSTEVVRHRKHIDSAGPLWASILSNTGQPNLA
- a CDS encoding type IV toxin-antitoxin system AbiEi family antitoxin domain-containing protein yields the protein MPRTVDISVYVNTIRGMGIQTEKVLKLLKKTPILSSSELSKAGIDRKTIHRMMNAGDILRVSRGLYSSNDYIPGPYYSFLEAQKIVSNGVICLLSALTFYEIGTQNPSLVWMAVPRRARAPQINQNPIQLVRFSGKAYDEGIIKQEIESELINIYNIPKTIADCFKYRNKIGLEVALEALKDVIHNKRTTIDELLYFADICRVKNIITPYIESFI